CAGCCCGACCATTCTAAGGTGCGCCGCATGAGATGCCCGCGCCCAGCTTTCCCATCGTTCGGCAAAACCTTGCGGAGCGTTATGCGCGAGGGCGATTCGGCTGCTGGGCGACCATACGCCGGTGGCCCGCGCCGAGCGTGTTTCTGCCGGGAACTCCTCGGCATAGATGGTCACTTTCGCACCGCTTTCGATCAAGCGTAGAGCGCTGGTGAGGCCGATTACCCCGGCACCGATCACGGCAAACTCGTCTGCTTCGCCTGAACGGGCCAATGCGGCTGCTTCTTCGGCGCAGCCCCAACCGAGCGACCATCCGGCCCCACCGTGACCGTAATTGTGGACCACGGTCTTGTCGCCGAAGCGTTCGACCTCCAGCCGCGGCCCGGCGGGGCGGAAGGGGCGCAGGCACACTGTGATCTTCATCAGGTGCGCCATGTCGAGCGCGAGCGGAGGAAGCCTGTGCGCGGGTGGGGCGGCGGTAAGCGGCATGCCCGCACGGGTGCATCCTGCCAGCAAGGCCGCCGATGAGCCGGCGAGAAAAGCTCTGCGCTGAACCGTCTGCGGCACTAACCCTCTCCCTCTGCGCGATGTCCGGCGCCGTCAGCTAGGCGCTTGGCACAGACCGAGGCAAGGCATTCGCCTTCAGCCTGCTCGGCACGCAGCGTAAAGTTGCCACGCTTACTCTTCCGGCAGGAAGTCCGGCACGGAAAGGTAGCGTTCGCCGGTATCGTAATTGAAGCCCAGAACGCGCGAACCCGGATCGAGGTCGTCCAGCTTGTTGGCGATGGCGGCCAGCGTCGCTCCGCTGGAAATTCCGACCAGCAGCCCTTCGGTGCGGGCGCAGCGGCGGGCCATGTCCTTCGCTTCCTCTGCGGTCACCTGGATCGCGCCGTCGATCGCCTGCGTGTGCAGGTTGCCAGGAATGAAACCTGCGCCGATGCCCTGGATCGGATGCGGGCCGGGTTGCCCGCCGGAAATCACCGGCGAAAGATCGGGCTCCACCGCAAACGCCTTCATCCCGGCCCACTCACGCTTCAACTCTTCGGCGCAACCGGTGAGATGGCCGCCGGTCCCGACGCCGGTGATCAGAACGTCGACCGGTGTGTCGCGAAAATCTTCAAGGATTTCTCTGGCGGTGGTTTCGACATGGACTTTCCAGTTCGCTTCGTTGTCGAACTGGCTCGGGACCCAGGCCCCTTCGGTCTTGGCGGCAAGCTCGCTTGCACGCTCTATCGCGCCCTTCATGCCCTTTTCCTTCGGCGTCAGGTCGAAGGTCGCGCCATAGGCCAGCATGAGGCGGCGGCGCTCCACACTCATGCTTTCGGGCATGACGAGCACGAGCTTGTAACCCTTTACCGCGGCAACCATCGCGAGGCCGATGCCGGTGTTGCCGCTGGTCGGTTCGATGATCGTGCCGCCGGGCTTGAGCGCACCGGCCTTCTCCGCATCTTCCACCATTGCCAGGGCGATGCGATCCTTGATCGATCCACCGGGATTGGCGCGCTCGCTCTTCACCCAGACTTCATGATCCGGGAAAAGGCGCGACAACCGGATGTGCGGGGTCTTGCCGATCGTTTCGAGAACATTGGCGGCTTTCATGGCATCTGCTCCTGCAGCTTGTCTTCAGGGGTATGATCGTCCAATTCGCGAGGCGGGTCAAAGGTCCGCGTCGTGCGAAGAACGGGAAACACGCGGGTCCACAGCGCGACGGTAACGATGGCGCCGACCCCGCCGCTGACCACGGCAAGCACCGGGCCGATCAGCCAGGCGAGCGTTCCGGAAAAGAAATCGCCGAATTCGTTGGAAGCGGAAATCGTCAGCAGCGAGACGGACGAAACGCGCCCCCGCTTGTCATCCGGGGTGTGAAGCTGGATCAGCGACTGGCGGATATAGACCGAGAACATGTCGGCCGCGCCGACGATAAACAGCATCGCGAGGCTCAGCGGCATCCAGGTCGACAGCCCGAACACGACGGTTGCCAGCCCGAAAATCGCCACGGCCCACAGCATTTTGGGCCCGACGTTGGTTTTGAGCGGGCGAAAGGAGAACCACAGCGCAGTCAGTGCAGCGCCGGCCGCCGGCGCCATCGCGAGCTGGGCCAGACCCGTCTCGCCGACTTGCAGAATATCGCGGGCATAGACGGGAAACAGCGCGGTGGCGCCGGCCAGGAACACCGCGAAGAGGTCCAGAGTGATGGCCCCCAGAACCATGCGATTGCGCACGACATACTGCAGCCCATCGATCATCTGGCCTATTGGCCGCGCGGCGCCCGGTATCGGTGGCTGCGGGACCTTCCCGACAAATGACAGGGCCGTGATCGAAATTGCGAAGAGCGCGGCTGCTACGGCATAGGGAAGGGCGGGCACGATGGCGTAGAGATATCCGCCAATAGCGGGCCCCACGATCATCCCGGCTTGCCATGCGATCGAACTGAGCGCGATCGCATTGGGCAGAATCGCCTTGGGGACGAGATTGGGGGCCAGCGCCGACAAGGCAGGCCCGTTGAACGCGCGCACCACGCCCAGCACCACCGCAATGGCGTAGAGCCAATGCAATCGCATCGCATCCTGCCAGGTGAGCAGGGCCAGCGCGACGGCGGACGCGAGCTGGAGCAGGATCGTCAGCCGCGCGAGGTTGCGCCGGTCGAACCGGTCGGCTGCCAATCCGGAAAACGGCGTCAGAAGGAACAGCGGAACGAACTGAAGCAATCCGATCAGCGCAAGCTGCCCCGATGCGCCCCCGACGCTCATGCCCCCGTCGCGCGCTATGTTGTAGGTCTG
The nucleotide sequence above comes from Pelagerythrobacter marensis. Encoded proteins:
- the cysK gene encoding cysteine synthase A produces the protein MKAANVLETIGKTPHIRLSRLFPDHEVWVKSERANPGGSIKDRIALAMVEDAEKAGALKPGGTIIEPTSGNTGIGLAMVAAVKGYKLVLVMPESMSVERRRLMLAYGATFDLTPKEKGMKGAIERASELAAKTEGAWVPSQFDNEANWKVHVETTAREILEDFRDTPVDVLITGVGTGGHLTGCAEELKREWAGMKAFAVEPDLSPVISGGQPGPHPIQGIGAGFIPGNLHTQAIDGAIQVTAEEAKDMARRCARTEGLLVGISSGATLAAIANKLDDLDPGSRVLGFNYDTGERYLSVPDFLPEE
- a CDS encoding MFS transporter — translated: MTEASTSSPFLVANFRAYWLSRLTMTLAQYAMMLIIAWQTYNIARDGGMSVGGASGQLALIGLLQFVPLFLLTPFSGLAADRFDRRNLARLTILLQLASAVALALLTWQDAMRLHWLYAIAVVLGVVRAFNGPALSALAPNLVPKAILPNAIALSSIAWQAGMIVGPAIGGYLYAIVPALPYAVAAALFAISITALSFVGKVPQPPIPGAARPIGQMIDGLQYVVRNRMVLGAITLDLFAVFLAGATALFPVYARDILQVGETGLAQLAMAPAAGAALTALWFSFRPLKTNVGPKMLWAVAIFGLATVVFGLSTWMPLSLAMLFIVGAADMFSVYIRQSLIQLHTPDDKRGRVSSVSLLTISASNEFGDFFSGTLAWLIGPVLAVVSGGVGAIVTVALWTRVFPVLRTTRTFDPPRELDDHTPEDKLQEQMP